Proteins from a genomic interval of Deltaproteobacteria bacterium:
- a CDS encoding NADH-quinone oxidoreductase subunit D has protein sequence MTINMGPQHPSTHGVLRVILTTDGEVVTRAVPDMGYLHRGLEKIGERVTYAQYMPFTDRLDYLAAMNCNCAWAWTVEKLAKIEVPERAEYLRVIVCELNRISSHLIAFGSFTADMGAFTPFLYAIRERELVNDLFEMLCGNRLTYNYARIGGVSGDAPPGFLEKTKEFLDYFEPKLDEYNELISYNKIFVNRLANVAVISAADAVGYGLTGPNLRGSGVPFDLRKDEPYSIYPKFDFKVCVGTGERGTLGDCFDRYMVRINEMRESIKIVRQAVAQIPDGPVLAKVPRIFKPPVGEVYFRAENPRGETGIYLISDGTVNAYRLKIRAPSFVTMNIFETITKGLMIADIVAVIGSFDIILPEIDR, from the coding sequence ATGACGATCAACATGGGGCCGCAGCACCCGAGCACCCACGGGGTGCTCCGGGTGATCCTCACCACCGACGGCGAGGTGGTGACCCGCGCGGTGCCTGACATGGGCTACCTGCACCGTGGGCTCGAGAAGATCGGGGAGCGCGTGACCTACGCCCAGTACATGCCGTTTACGGATCGTCTCGACTACCTCGCGGCGATGAACTGCAACTGCGCGTGGGCGTGGACCGTCGAGAAGCTGGCGAAGATCGAGGTCCCCGAGCGCGCCGAGTACCTGCGCGTCATCGTCTGCGAGCTGAACCGGATCTCTTCGCACCTGATCGCCTTCGGGTCGTTCACGGCCGACATGGGGGCGTTCACCCCCTTCCTCTACGCCATCCGCGAGCGGGAGCTGGTCAACGACCTGTTCGAGATGCTCTGCGGGAACCGGCTGACGTACAACTACGCGCGCATCGGAGGCGTCTCCGGCGACGCCCCTCCGGGCTTCCTCGAGAAGACGAAGGAGTTCCTCGACTACTTCGAGCCGAAGCTCGACGAGTACAACGAACTCATCTCCTACAACAAGATCTTCGTCAACCGGCTGGCGAACGTCGCGGTGATCTCCGCGGCGGACGCGGTCGGCTACGGGCTGACGGGCCCCAACCTGCGTGGTTCGGGCGTTCCCTTCGACCTGCGGAAGGACGAGCCGTACTCCATCTACCCGAAGTTCGACTTCAAGGTCTGCGTCGGCACCGGGGAGCGCGGCACGCTCGGCGACTGCTTCGACCGGTACATGGTGCGGATCAACGAGATGCGCGAGAGCATCAAGATCGTTCGGCAGGCGGTGGCGCAGATCCCCGACGGGCCGGTACTGGCGAAGGTGCCCCGCATCTTCAAGCCGCCGGTCGGCGAGGTGTATTTTCGCGCCGAGAACCCCCGCGGCGAGACCGGGATCTACCTGATCAGCGACGGCACCGTCAACGCGTACCGCCTCAAGATCCGCGCCCCCTCCTTCGTGACGATGAACATCTTCGAAACGATCACGAAGGGGCTGATGATCGCGGACATCGTCGCCGTCATCGGCAGCTTCGACATCATCCTTCCGGAGATCGACCGGTAA